From the Anaerolineae bacterium genome, the window GCTATAAGCCGCGAGCAATGGTGCGACCGGGACTCAATGTGGATTTACCCTGGCATAATTTCCGAATATTACTCTCCGGCCTGTTCCTTGAGCATTTGGATCATCGGCTCGGTAATCCATTCGCTATTGCAGAGTAAGATCAGCGGGGAGGCATTAAGAACGATGTTGGCCGCGGGCATCACGCAATTCCTCTTCTAGCAGGTCGGGGGTGTATTGCATGGCCGATACATCATACCGGGTCAGGAGACTTAAAAAGGCATAGCGGGACAATCCGGCGATTTCAGCCGCTTTATCTTGGGTGATGATGCCGGCTTCGTACCATTTGACCACGGCGGCGTATTTCATTTCTTGTACAAATTCCGCCGGAGCTTTGCGTAAGGCTGAAAAGGCCGATTCCGGCAACTCTACGGGATAGGTTTTGAGGCTCATAGTTTGACTCCTTTTTACCTGACGATAGTTTACCCGCCTTTGAACGGTTTGTAAAACGATACTTATCATTGCTCAAGACCCTAATCGTTGCTCCAGCGTATGACTGTGACAGGTTGATGAGATTTTCCTCTATTAATCTTGACCCACCTTAAGCTCTTTGTAAACCTCTTCAAAGAGCATAGCGATAACGATTTTGCGAAAGTCGGCTTCATCGTTGATGCGTTTGTAGAGATCAAAGTTAGAATCGATCATTGTTTGCAGCACACCGGGAAAGAGAGATTCAAAGAGTAAACGCACATGGTCACGGGTATTGACCTGGGCGCTGTGCTGGATACCTTCATGATTGGCCATCCGGGTTTTGAGTTCGGCAAAAAAGACTTTGTCTCCTTCATCAAATTCTGTACCAAAACGCTCGTTT encodes:
- a CDS encoding UPF0175 family protein; translation: MSLKTYPVELPESAFSALRKAPAEFVQEMKYAAVVKWYEAGIITQDKAAEIAGLSRYAFLSLLTRYDVSAMQYTPDLLEEELRDARGQHRS